In one window of Planctomycetota bacterium DNA:
- a CDS encoding bifunctional NADP-dependent methylenetetrahydromethanopterin dehydrogenase/methylenetetrahydrofolate dehydrogenase yields MPRRVLIQLDCDPQPSTFDAVVAVDAGVDVLLRHGGVTPDNVVPLVHGAMFTRGGADLAATAIFVGGSDVAAAEEVCRRVSATFFGPVRVGVLLDPSGANTTAAAAVIAAARHLALAADAATNEERVAAVVLGGTGPVGQRVARLLAGRGAAVTLVSRDRDRAAAAAARIGQARPGAAVEPLAVADFERDAGGVLSRAGLVVAAGATGATLLPRAIRERCSAAVYIDLNAVPPAGIEGIAATDKARPDGRAVCYGALGVGGTKMKIHKAAIARLFAPDAPFLDAEELLAIGATV; encoded by the coding sequence ATGCCCCGACGGGTCTTGATCCAGCTCGACTGCGATCCCCAACCGAGCACGTTCGACGCGGTCGTGGCGGTCGATGCCGGCGTCGACGTGCTGCTGCGGCACGGCGGCGTGACACCGGACAACGTCGTCCCGCTCGTCCACGGCGCGATGTTCACCCGGGGCGGCGCCGACCTTGCCGCGACGGCGATCTTCGTCGGTGGCAGCGACGTCGCCGCCGCGGAGGAGGTCTGCCGGCGCGTCAGCGCGACGTTTTTCGGACCGGTGCGGGTCGGCGTGCTCCTCGATCCGTCGGGTGCCAACACGACCGCCGCCGCCGCGGTGATCGCCGCCGCCCGTCACCTCGCGCTGGCGGCCGATGCAGCCACCAACGAGGAGCGCGTCGCGGCGGTCGTTCTCGGGGGCACAGGACCGGTCGGCCAGCGCGTGGCTCGGCTGCTCGCTGGGCGCGGCGCGGCTGTCACGCTCGTCTCCCGGGATCGCGATCGCGCCGCCGCGGCGGCCGCGCGGATCGGCCAAGCCAGGCCCGGGGCAGCCGTGGAACCGCTCGCCGTGGCCGATTTCGAGCGCGATGCCGGGGGCGTGCTGTCGCGGGCCGGGCTGGTGGTGGCGGCGGGCGCGACCGGGGCCACGCTCCTCCCGCGGGCGATCCGCGAGCGCTGTTCCGCAGCGGTCTACATCGACCTCAACGCCGTCCCGCCGGCGGGGATCGAGGGGATCGCCGCGACCGACAAGGCGCGCCCCGACGGCCGGGCGGTGTGCTACGGCGCCCTCGGCGTCGGTGGCACGAAGATGAAGATCCACAAGGCGGCGATCGCGCGGCTGTTTGCCCCCGACGCGCCGTTCCTCGACGCCGAGGAATTGCTGGCGATCGGCGCCACGGTGTGA
- the fae gene encoding formaldehyde-activating enzyme — translation MSMFIGEALSGEGNEIAHIDLLIGSKDGPVGVAFANALARQSEGHTNLLAVLTPNLAVKPATVMVTKVTIKGMRQAVQMFGPAQAAVAKAVADAVAAGVIRKADAENLVIVCGVFIHPGATDDKKIYDYNYAATKQAIENAMKGSPSADEMIAGKDSAAHPFRGF, via the coding sequence ATGTCGATGTTCATCGGTGAGGCGCTCAGCGGCGAGGGCAACGAGATCGCCCACATCGATCTCCTGATCGGCAGCAAGGACGGCCCGGTCGGCGTGGCCTTCGCCAACGCCCTGGCGCGGCAGAGCGAAGGGCACACCAACCTGCTCGCGGTCCTGACCCCGAACCTCGCCGTCAAGCCGGCCACCGTGATGGTCACCAAGGTGACGATCAAGGGGATGCGGCAGGCGGTGCAGATGTTCGGCCCCGCGCAGGCGGCGGTCGCCAAGGCCGTCGCCGATGCCGTCGCTGCCGGCGTCATCCGCAAGGCGGACGCCGAGAATCTGGTGATCGTCTGCGGCGTGTTCATCCATCCGGGTGCCACCGACGACAAGAAGATCTACGACTACAACTACGCCGCCACGAAGCAGGCGATCGAGAACGCCATGAAGGGCAGTCCGTCGGCAGACGAGATGATCGCCGGCAAGGATTCCGCGGCGCATCCGTTCCGCGGGTTCTGA
- a CDS encoding ATP-grasp domain-containing protein, whose amino-acid sequence MTPRGRAARIPRSPAPTSRGGTRTEPLHPPAPSPFVRVPRPTAEPRAVVVVGASARAWAASAVRGGWRVHTVDLFADGDLIALAASATRLGEGYPTALPAAVGRLPAGPLTYTGALENHPGVLAALALDRPLAGVPPEALAAVRTPAGLARLARAARMTFPATRASARGLPRDGSWLIKPLHGAGGAGIEPWTGPTTARPGPDCWQRRVAGRAWGATYLIAPAGPRLVGVARQLLGPARRGAASFAWCAGVTRPPRHLPGAVHTALVRLGEALWRRDGLRGMIGVDFLVTPAGAPVLIEINPRPTASAELHERHDGRSLAAAHLECFGYPDAGRATPPEALPGAWAKALVRTPAPCRADDRLVDRVTALSARWTRLDGGWPALADIPTAGAVLPDHGPLLSVFAHGRHATAATRALAARRNAVDELLRDWLRQRAAARPRRPLRKTGTASGTRPRSSPGRSP is encoded by the coding sequence ATGACACCCCGCGGACGGGCCGCAAGAATACCACGGTCACCGGCACCGACAAGCCGCGGCGGCACCCGCACCGAGCCGCTCCACCCCCCTGCGCCGAGCCCGTTCGTGCGTGTTCCCCGCCCCACCGCCGAGCCGCGCGCCGTCGTCGTCGTCGGCGCCAGCGCCCGGGCCTGGGCGGCATCGGCGGTGCGCGGCGGCTGGCGCGTGCATACGGTCGACCTGTTCGCCGACGGCGATCTGATCGCGCTTGCGGCATCGGCGACGCGCCTTGGAGAGGGTTATCCCACCGCGCTGCCGGCTGCCGTCGGCCGGCTGCCCGCCGGACCGCTGACCTACACCGGCGCCCTCGAGAACCATCCCGGCGTACTGGCGGCGCTGGCGCTCGACCGGCCCTTGGCGGGCGTGCCACCGGAGGCACTGGCAGCCGTCCGCACCCCGGCCGGTCTGGCACGCCTGGCGCGGGCGGCGCGGATGACGTTCCCTGCCACCCGCGCGAGCGCCCGTGGGTTGCCGCGCGACGGCAGTTGGCTGATCAAGCCGCTCCACGGCGCCGGTGGCGCGGGCATCGAGCCGTGGACCGGCCCCACGACCGCGCGGCCCGGCCCCGACTGCTGGCAGCGCAGGGTCGCGGGACGGGCCTGGGGGGCGACGTACCTGATCGCCCCGGCGGGACCGCGGTTGGTGGGCGTCGCCCGCCAGCTGCTCGGCCCCGCGCGGCGTGGCGCGGCGTCGTTCGCCTGGTGTGCCGGGGTCACGCGGCCGCCGCGCCATCTCCCCGGCGCGGTCCACACGGCGCTGGTCCGCCTCGGCGAGGCCCTGTGGAGGCGCGACGGCCTCCGCGGCATGATCGGCGTCGATTTCCTCGTCACGCCGGCCGGCGCACCGGTGCTGATCGAGATCAACCCGCGCCCCACGGCATCGGCCGAGCTCCACGAGCGCCACGACGGCCGGTCGCTCGCCGCCGCGCACCTGGAGTGCTTCGGCTACCCGGACGCCGGCCGCGCGACGCCACCCGAAGCGCTCCCCGGGGCGTGGGCCAAGGCGTTGGTCCGCACCCCCGCGCCCTGCCGGGCCGACGACCGGCTCGTCGACCGCGTCACGGCGCTCTCGGCGCGTTGGACTCGGCTCGACGGCGGCTGGCCGGCGCTGGCAGACATCCCCACCGCGGGGGCGGTGCTTCCGGACCACGGTCCGCTGCTGAGCGTGTTCGCCCACGGCCGGCACGCGACGGCCGCCACGCGGGCCCTCGCGGCCCGGAGGAACGCGGTCGACGAACTCCTTCGCGACTGGCTCAGGCAGCGCGCCGCGGCACGGCCTCGACGACCGCTCCGGAAGACAGGTACTGCATCAGGTACGCGTCCTCGGTCGAGTCCTGGTAGAAGTCCTTGA
- the rimI gene encoding ribosomal-protein-alanine N-acetyltransferase, translated as MIRRDLVEVLDIEHEAFEFPWSEDDFIRCLRQRNCIGMVAEMAESVVAFMIYELHRSRLHLVNLAVRRSHRRLGVGTLLLDRLAAKLAPDRRDRILLEVRERNLPAQLFFRSLGYRAIAVLKDFYQDSTEDAYLMQYLSSGAVVEAVPRRAA; from the coding sequence ATGATCCGCCGCGACCTCGTCGAGGTGCTCGACATCGAACACGAGGCGTTCGAGTTCCCGTGGAGCGAGGACGACTTCATCCGCTGCCTCCGCCAGCGCAACTGCATCGGCATGGTCGCGGAGATGGCCGAGTCGGTGGTGGCGTTCATGATCTACGAGCTGCACCGCTCCCGGCTCCACCTCGTCAATCTCGCCGTCCGGCGCTCGCACCGGCGGCTCGGCGTGGGGACGCTGCTGCTCGATCGATTGGCGGCCAAACTCGCCCCGGACCGTCGCGACCGGATCCTCCTCGAGGTCCGCGAGCGCAATCTCCCCGCGCAGCTGTTCTTCCGCTCGCTCGGCTACCGGGCGATCGCGGTCCTCAAGGACTTCTACCAGGACTCGACCGAGGACGCGTACCTGATGCAGTACCTGTCTTCCGGAGCGGTCGTCGAGGCCGTGCCGCGGCGCGCTGCCTGA
- a CDS encoding flagellar basal body P-ring protein FlgI codes for MAISRSRAATAWCLTALVTAPGCAGPAIRSQSPEVEALVTLDADTKLVGDYTTPYGTGPLRVEHAALVTGLAGTGGDPPPSSQRQMLLADMQARGVDDPQTLLASPATSLVWVRGYLPPGVRKGDRFDVSVEVPPDNGTSSLANGWLMETRLTEMAVLGNRIRDGRVLGLAEGPLLVDPVSGGTLDPLSRLRARVPGGGVSTTNRTIGLAITPEHRSVALSKRVGDAINKRFHAVIKGTKRGVATPKTDRFIELEVPPAYARSLAHYIRVVRCVAVVEPPAGRHARLELLARQLDDPVTAPSAAIRLEAVGRDAVPILTAALDSTDAEIRFVAAEALAYLGESSAAPHLAEAAATLRSARPAALAALAVLDDANGIDALQSLLDSPSAETRYGAFRALSHLDPSLPIVRGERLGDACTIHVVDVDGPPLVHLTRSHRPELVLFGTRHPLGDGLRAEAGGSIVVVVADGQATVSRFLPGAEDRVVTVAPKVADVARSIVAVGGTYPDVVQFIQQASSSRSLASRLAFDALPAEGDGRLSIHDEVSTRERDDEVDTVAVSDES; via the coding sequence ATGGCGATCTCCCGTTCCCGGGCTGCGACCGCATGGTGCCTGACCGCCCTCGTCACGGCGCCGGGCTGCGCCGGCCCCGCGATCCGCAGCCAGAGCCCGGAAGTCGAGGCCCTGGTGACCCTCGACGCCGACACCAAGCTCGTCGGCGACTACACCACCCCGTACGGCACCGGACCGCTGCGCGTCGAACATGCGGCGCTCGTGACCGGCCTGGCGGGCACCGGCGGCGATCCCCCGCCGAGCAGCCAGCGGCAGATGCTCCTCGCCGACATGCAGGCGCGCGGCGTCGACGATCCGCAGACGCTCCTCGCCTCGCCGGCAACGTCGCTGGTCTGGGTGCGCGGCTACCTGCCGCCGGGCGTGCGCAAAGGGGACCGGTTCGACGTCTCCGTCGAGGTGCCCCCCGACAACGGCACCTCGAGCCTTGCCAACGGCTGGCTGATGGAGACGCGGCTCACCGAGATGGCGGTGCTCGGCAACCGGATCCGTGACGGCCGCGTCCTCGGTCTCGCCGAGGGCCCGCTGCTCGTCGACCCGGTCTCGGGCGGGACGCTCGATCCCCTCTCCCGGCTCCGCGCCCGCGTCCCCGGGGGCGGCGTGTCGACCACCAACCGCACGATCGGCCTGGCGATCACACCGGAGCACCGCTCGGTAGCCCTCTCGAAGCGCGTCGGCGACGCGATCAACAAGCGCTTCCACGCGGTCATCAAGGGGACGAAGCGCGGCGTGGCGACGCCGAAGACCGACCGGTTCATCGAACTCGAAGTGCCACCGGCCTACGCCCGCAGCCTGGCGCACTACATCCGCGTCGTCCGCTGCGTGGCGGTGGTCGAACCCCCCGCCGGCCGCCACGCGCGGCTCGAGCTCCTCGCCCGGCAGCTCGACGACCCGGTGACGGCGCCGAGCGCGGCGATCCGCCTCGAGGCGGTGGGGCGCGACGCCGTGCCGATCCTCACCGCCGCCCTCGACTCGACCGATGCCGAGATCCGCTTCGTCGCCGCCGAGGCACTCGCCTACCTCGGTGAGTCGTCCGCCGCGCCCCACCTCGCCGAAGCCGCGGCGACGCTGCGCAGCGCCCGCCCTGCGGCGCTCGCCGCGCTGGCCGTGCTCGACGACGCCAACGGCATCGACGCCCTCCAGTCGCTCCTCGACAGCCCCAGCGCCGAGACGCGCTACGGAGCGTTCCGCGCCCTGTCGCACCTCGATCCCTCGCTGCCGATCGTCCGCGGCGAGCGGCTCGGCGACGCCTGCACCATCCACGTCGTCGACGTCGACGGCCCGCCGCTCGTCCACCTCACGCGCAGCCATCGCCCCGAGCTCGTCCTGTTCGGCACCCGTCATCCGCTCGGCGACGGCCTCCGCGCCGAAGCCGGCGGTTCGATCGTGGTCGTCGTCGCCGACGGCCAGGCGACGGTGAGCCGGTTCCTCCCCGGTGCCGAGGATCGCGTCGTCACGGTGGCGCCGAAGGTGGCCGACGTCGCCCGCTCGATCGTCGCCGTCGGGGGCACCTATCCCGACGTCGTGCAGTTCATCCAGCAAGCCTCCTCGAGCCGGAGCCTCGCCAGCCGACTGGCGTTCGACGCCCTGCCGGCCGAAGGCGATGGCCGCCTCTCGATCCACGACGAGGTCTCGACACGCGAGCGCGACGACGAGGTCGACACCGTCGCCGTTAGCGACGAGTCGTGA